In Papio anubis isolate 15944 chromosome 20, Panubis1.0, whole genome shotgun sequence, a single window of DNA contains:
- the PRR19 gene encoding proline-rich protein 19 yields MRVGVPEARNSARWLRELGSPRKRSHCAPQDTMDTRGPVSQPFQQPEKPGRVRRRKTRRERNKALVGSRRPLAHHDPPVAIRDPPVVPTASKLVVITQGRLSREHRGLFNHEVKSLDVARLLSSGTLVPGSPTLPTKLSPSPGRAQETAPQSRDKENQMPGGSGPGPPSSPELPGVGQLLAELQCQLSLPQAFPRRNLIQDARDAIVHTLQACHGCVPDLALVLRGCQPPLPGAKPGVSERKMTPFWINSPDQVPEEGRQRKQQGTKEFTFPMPYTSSMPTAHRGSMAPPRGPWPPYFPSLSSPSGTAWGPPTAFDLLKSIWLVATPPPPRPWGVGLPQPLPQPSSPLLPRTSVLDWSPCPASPPPSLSWVVAQSSPEAWSFPPMRLY; encoded by the exons ATGCGTGTAGGGGTGCCCGAGGCCCGGAACAGCGCCAGGTGGCTTCGAGAGCTGGGGTCACCGCGGAAAAGAAGCCATTGCGCCCCACAG GACACCATGGATACCCGGGGACCAGTCTCCCAACCTTTTCAGCAGCCTGAGAAACCTGGTCGTGTCCGCCGTCGGAAGACTAGGCGAGAACGTAACAAGGCCCTGGTGGGCAGCCGCCGGCCATTAGCCCATCACGATCCTCCTGTGGCCATTCGAGATCCACCTGTGGTCCCTACTGCCTCCAAGCTCGTGGTCATAACCCAAGGCCGGCTGAGCCGGGAGCATCGGGGTCTCTTCAACCACGAGGTGAAATCCCTAGATGTTGCAAGGCTGCTTAGCAGTGGGACACTGGTGCCAGGCAGCCCCACACTCCCCACCAAGCTCTCCCCAAGCCCAGGCAGGGCCCAGGAAACAGCCCCACAATCCAGGGACAAAGAGAACCAGATGCCTGGAGGTTCGGGCCCAGGCCCACCCAGTTCCCCAGAGTTGCCTGGCGTGGGGCAGCTGCTGGCAGAGCTGCAGTGTCAGCTGAGTTTGCCACAGGCCTTCCCCCGGAGGAACCTGATTCAGGATGCCAGGGATGCCATCGTGCATACCTTGCAGGCCTGTCATGGTTGTGTGCCTGACCTTGCACTGGTGCTTCGGGGCTGCCAGCCACCCTTGCCAG GGGCCAAGCCTGGGGTCTCTGAGAGAAAGATGACACCCTTCTGGATCAATAGCCCTGATCAAGTCCCAGAGGAGGGGAGGCAAAGGAAGCAACAAGGGACAAAGGAGTTCACCTTCCCCATGCCCTACACCTCCAGCATGCCCACTGCGCACAGGGGGAGTATGGCACCACCAAGAGGTCCCTGGCCACCATACTTTCCCTCACTGTCTTCGCCATCTGGAACAGCCTGGGGTCCTCCAACAGCGTTTGACTTGCTAAAAAGCATCTGGCTGGTAGCCACGCCACCCCCTCCTCGGCCCTGGGGGGTTGgcctccctcagcccctgcctcagccttcatcACCCCTGTTGCCCCGAACCTCTGTCCTGGACTGGAGCCCCTGCCCCGCTTCCCCACCGCCCAGCCTCTCGTGGGTAGTGGCCCAGAGCAGTCCGGAAGCCTGGTCTTTTCCACCCATGAGACTGTACTGA